The following are encoded together in the Clostridium sp. BJN0013 genome:
- a CDS encoding type I restriction endonuclease, with protein sequence MEIKEKIQALSDRAEMLVTQIKTEEATKQSLILPFFQMLGYDVFNPLEFCPEFDADYGVKKGEKVDYAILINGAPIILVEAKDCNDNLDKHGSQLFRYYTTSPAKFRILTNGIKYRFYADLDEPNKMDEKPFFEINLFDLKDSSIEYLKRFSKDELDIDAIVNSASELKYTSLIKDFLKKQIEKPSEDFANYILGEIYEGRRTSSIIEKFIPIVKKSLNQFINETMSDKFRETLKGTDPEVNDKSKEEIAVTDDIVENKYKVLTTVEELEAYAIIKSILRNTIDLSHITYKDTESYFGVLFDGNTRKWICRLSLNVKKILTLPNEDKTHTKYELNSLDDLYSYSDRLIEVLNRYIN encoded by the coding sequence ATGGAAATCAAAGAAAAAATACAGGCATTATCAGATAGAGCTGAAATGTTAGTAACTCAGATTAAAACAGAGGAGGCAACCAAGCAGTCATTAATATTACCATTTTTTCAAATGCTAGGTTATGATGTTTTTAATCCACTAGAATTTTGTCCTGAATTTGATGCTGATTATGGTGTAAAAAAAGGTGAAAAGGTTGATTATGCAATCCTTATAAATGGGGCTCCTATAATTCTTGTGGAGGCAAAAGACTGCAATGATAATCTTGATAAACATGGCTCTCAACTTTTTAGATATTATACCACGTCACCAGCTAAATTCAGAATTTTAACTAATGGTATAAAATATAGATTTTACGCAGATTTAGATGAACCAAATAAAATGGATGAAAAACCATTCTTTGAAATTAATCTATTTGATTTAAAAGACAGTTCTATTGAATATTTAAAACGCTTTTCTAAAGATGAACTGGATATAGATGCCATCGTTAATTCTGCATCAGAGTTGAAATATACAAGCCTTATAAAAGATTTTCTAAAAAAACAAATAGAGAAACCATCTGAGGATTTTGCTAATTATATATTAGGAGAAATATACGAAGGTAGAAGAACATCTTCCATTATAGAAAAATTTATCCCTATAGTAAAAAAATCACTCAATCAATTTATTAATGAAACTATGAGCGATAAATTTAGAGAAACACTAAAAGGAACAGATCCAGAAGTTAATGATAAATCAAAAGAAGAAATTGCTGTTACAGATGATATCGTGGAAAATAAGTATAAAGTTCTCACTACAGTAGAAGAACTTGAAGCATACGCAATAATAAAATCAATTCTTAGAAATACTATCGATTTATCACATATTACATATAAAGATACTGAATCATATTTTGGAGTCTTATTTGATGGTAATACAAGAAAGTGGATCTGCAGGTTATCTCTTAACGTAAAAAAAATACTGACATTACCCAATGAAGATAAAACTCATACAAAATACGAATTAAATTCTTTAGATGATTTATACTCATATTCAGATAGATTGATTGAAGTATTAAATAGATATATTAATTAA
- a CDS encoding helix-turn-helix domain-containing protein, with translation MENNILGNRIRILREEKSISQLELAKILNIANTTLSQYESGKRIPSDSIKKKIADYFNVSIDYLLGRTDVKNSYDSADKITESLNDDPELAQFWDSLKDREDLKLLFKQTRAMPPNDIKKIIRIIKAIEDEEDRNDG, from the coding sequence ATGGAAAATAATATATTAGGAAATAGAATACGAATTTTACGTGAAGAAAAATCTATAAGCCAATTGGAATTGGCTAAAATACTTAACATAGCTAATACAACATTGTCTCAATACGAATCAGGCAAAAGAATTCCTAGTGATTCTATAAAGAAAAAAATAGCTGATTATTTTAACGTTTCTATAGATTATTTACTTGGAAGAACGGATGTTAAAAATTCATATGACTCCGCCGATAAAATAACTGAATCTTTAAATGACGATCCTGAATTGGCTCAGTTTTGGGATTCATTAAAAGATAGAGAAGATTTAAAACTACTATTTAAGCAAACTAGGGCTATGCCTCCTAATGATATAAAAAAAATAATAAGAATTATAAAAGCAATTGAAGATGAAGAAGATAGAAATGACGGATAA
- a CDS encoding helix-turn-helix transcriptional regulator, producing MKFYRQKNNLTQEETAKKLGISVSAYNMIENGNRGISLLRAKELEKIFKATMDEIFFNNSFHNKQNIQEFQKEVV from the coding sequence ATGAAATTTTATAGGCAAAAAAATAATCTAACTCAAGAAGAAACAGCTAAAAAGTTAGGTATCTCAGTTAGTGCCTATAATATGATAGAAAACGGTAATAGAGGAATATCTCTATTAAGGGCAAAGGAGTTAGAAAAAATATTTAAAGCTACAATGGATGAAATTTTTTTTAATAATAGCTTTCACAATAAGCAAAATATACAAGAATTCCAAAAGGAGGTCGTGTGA
- a CDS encoding helix-turn-helix domain-containing protein yields MNDVAFVAKRITELRLSKNISSRKLSLDLGLSNSYITQIENGNKLPSLDNLFKICNYFGISISDFFNSSSITPEIRNLLDAIRDLSPEQLELLSKFIQSLK; encoded by the coding sequence ATGAATGATGTAGCTTTTGTTGCTAAAAGAATAACTGAATTAAGATTGAGTAAAAATATCTCTAGTAGAAAATTAAGTCTTGATTTAGGTCTATCAAATTCATACATAACTCAAATTGAAAACGGAAATAAATTACCATCTTTAGATAATCTATTTAAAATATGCAACTATTTTGGAATAAGTATTAGTGATTTCTTCAATTCATCTTCTATTACTCCTGAAATAAGAAATCTACTTGATGCTATTCGTGACCTTAGTCCAGAGCAATTGGAGTTGTTATCTAAATTTATACAATCCCTAAAATAA
- a CDS encoding helix-turn-helix transcriptional regulator: MNLKNNIKKYRAQKNLSQRELAERAKVTPAYIALLETGDRENPSTNILLRLSMVLEVSVSELLGLNEAKEVV; encoded by the coding sequence ATGAACCTAAAAAATAATATTAAAAAATATAGAGCACAAAAAAATTTATCGCAAAGAGAGCTGGCAGAAAGAGCCAAAGTAACTCCTGCCTATATAGCGTTATTAGAAACTGGGGATAGAGAAAATCCATCTACAAATATACTGTTAAGGCTATCCATGGTATTAGAGGTATCAGTAAGCGAACTTTTGGGGCTAAACGAAGCAAAGGAGGTCGTGTGA
- a CDS encoding helix-turn-helix transcriptional regulator — protein MNISEATAERILELCKNKNISVNKLASISGLTQSTVDSIINGKSKNPQLKTILKICYGVEIPLYEFFKSPVFQNIDFDI, from the coding sequence TTGAACATATCAGAAGCTACAGCTGAAAGAATACTTGAACTATGCAAAAATAAAAACATAAGTGTAAATAAACTTGCATCTATTTCGGGACTCACACAATCAACGGTAGATAGTATAATTAATGGTAAAAGTAAAAATCCTCAACTTAAAACCATTTTAAAAATATGCTATGGTGTTGAAATTCCTTTGTATGAGTTTTTCAAATCACCTGTTTTTCAAAATATTGATTTTGATATTTAG
- a CDS encoding helix-turn-helix transcriptional regulator → MFGKKLRQVRTKLKWSQAFLSKKTGIPQTTISDIETGKSIANVEQALKLSQALEVPISKLLELDEVKEVV, encoded by the coding sequence ATGTTCGGCAAAAAACTTAGACAAGTAAGAACTAAACTCAAATGGTCACAGGCATTTTTATCTAAGAAAACCGGCATACCGCAAACTACAATTAGTGATATAGAAACCGGTAAAAGTATAGCCAATGTTGAACAAGCACTAAAGCTATCCCAAGCCCTAGAAGTACCGATAAGTAAACTGCTGGAGTTAGATGAAGTAAAGGAGGTCGTGTGA
- a CDS encoding IS110 family transposase encodes MLKIVYSICCGIDVHKKFVVATVTSTNENNITTYATKQFSTYSKNLFHLKEWLSEHNCKEVCMESTGKYWIPIYNILEDSCNITLANPKYVKNIPGKKTDKKDSLWLADLHKHGLVKGSFIPPKAIRELRDLMRYRFKLTNFRSSEKNRFQNSLTVSNIMISSVVSDTFGKSSSAIIKYAMEHPDKLDIDYTQFLHKSMLSKADEIKIAMQGSISKNQTAKMSVCLNHYDYINNCISQLDTAISLISSEFKSQIELIASAPGITTQSATTIISEIGVDMSVFPDAKHLCSWAGLTPQNNESAGKKKSVRISRAGAYLKPILIQCANAAIKNKSCPYFKYRYESIKKRRGHKRAIIAIARMLLTCIYNMLLKNEAFDNSIYEKYLKRENTSRHFQPDIDRIILFLQAQGFEVTKVSQEISPKIS; translated from the coding sequence ATGTTAAAAATCGTTTATTCTATTTGTTGCGGTATTGATGTTCACAAAAAATTTGTAGTTGCAACTGTAACATCAACCAATGAGAATAACATCACTACCTATGCAACCAAACAATTCAGTACTTACTCAAAGAATCTTTTCCATTTAAAAGAGTGGTTATCTGAGCATAACTGTAAAGAAGTTTGTATGGAAAGCACCGGAAAGTACTGGATACCTATCTATAACATACTTGAAGATTCCTGTAATATTACTCTGGCTAACCCAAAGTACGTTAAAAACATTCCCGGCAAAAAAACTGATAAAAAAGATTCTCTATGGCTTGCAGACTTACATAAGCATGGATTAGTTAAAGGAAGTTTTATTCCTCCAAAGGCCATAAGAGAACTACGAGACCTTATGCGCTATCGCTTTAAACTTACAAATTTCCGTTCAAGTGAGAAAAACAGATTCCAAAATTCATTAACAGTTTCAAATATCATGATTTCAAGCGTAGTATCAGATACCTTTGGTAAATCATCATCAGCTATAATTAAATATGCCATGGAGCATCCTGATAAATTAGATATAGACTATACTCAATTTCTACACAAGAGTATGTTATCTAAGGCTGACGAAATTAAGATTGCTATGCAAGGAAGCATCTCTAAAAATCAAACAGCAAAGATGTCTGTATGCTTGAATCATTATGATTATATTAACAATTGTATTTCTCAACTTGATACTGCCATTTCATTAATTTCAAGTGAATTTAAGTCACAAATTGAGCTTATTGCTTCTGCCCCTGGGATAACTACACAATCTGCTACAACTATAATTTCTGAAATTGGAGTGGATATGTCAGTCTTTCCAGATGCTAAACATCTGTGTTCTTGGGCAGGTCTTACACCACAAAATAATGAAAGTGCTGGCAAAAAGAAAAGTGTTCGTATAAGCCGTGCCGGAGCTTATTTAAAGCCAATACTTATTCAGTGTGCTAATGCAGCAATAAAAAACAAGTCCTGCCCATACTTTAAATATCGTTATGAAAGTATAAAGAAAAGACGTGGGCACAAAAGAGCAATTATTGCTATAGCAAGAATGCTTTTAACCTGTATTTATAATATGCTTTTAAAAAATGAAGCCTTTGATAATTCTATTTATGAAAAATATCTAAAAAGAGAAAACACTTCTCGACATTTTCAACCTGATATAGATAGAATTATTTTATTTCTTCAAGCTCAAGGCTTTGAAGTAACAAAAGTAAGTCAAGAGATATCACCGAAAATAAGTTGA
- a CDS encoding helix-turn-helix domain-containing protein gives MQIGEKIRNIRTSKNLSADKLAKKAGLGQSTISEIELGKKSPTIVTLSKICSALNITLVELFSSDSQFELENITPELKELLNSAKDLTPSQLEALKITAKAFKDGR, from the coding sequence ATGCAAATTGGTGAAAAAATTAGAAATATAAGAACATCTAAAAATCTAAGTGCTGATAAACTTGCTAAAAAAGCAGGTCTTGGACAATCCACAATAAGCGAAATTGAACTTGGTAAGAAATCCCCTACCATAGTTACGCTTTCGAAAATATGTTCAGCCCTTAATATCACCCTTGTTGAACTTTTTTCTTCTGATTCTCAATTTGAATTAGAAAACATTACCCCTGAACTCAAGGAACTTTTAAATAGTGCTAAGGATTTAACCCCTTCCCAACTTGAAGCTCTTAAAATAACTGCCAAGGCTTTCAAGGACGGGAGGTAA
- a CDS encoding helix-turn-helix domain-containing protein — protein MNKLTKLRESKGWSQQKLADKSGVSQAYISELELGRKNPTVKILLKLSQALEVSVSKLLELDDTEPTQKEVV, from the coding sequence GTGAATAAACTTACTAAGTTGAGAGAATCAAAAGGTTGGTCTCAACAAAAGCTAGCTGATAAATCAGGAGTATCACAAGCATATATAAGTGAACTGGAACTCGGGAGAAAAAATCCCACAGTTAAAATATTGCTAAAACTATCCCAAGCCTTAGAAGTATCGGTAAGTAAGTTGCTGGAGTTGGATGATACAGAACCAACTCAAAAAGAAGTAGTATAG
- a CDS encoding helix-turn-helix domain-containing protein — protein MIGTAIKEAREERGMTQEELGQLSFLSDKMISAIETGRRRLTKENLKNICKELDEPRLYFEAASEVTGDVFTLHWLDGEATDLHRASVKDKVIEELDEAIKAINLTKLYKKPICCNSEDKEIIEESIQETIDVYIASAIYIAIMCKEYSVNIKGMFDQQKEKMITRRYIKR, from the coding sequence GTGATAGGAACTGCAATAAAAGAAGCTAGGGAAGAAAGGGGGATGACACAAGAAGAATTAGGGCAACTAAGTTTTTTATCAGACAAAATGATAAGCGCTATAGAGACAGGCAGGAGGAGACTAACAAAAGAGAATTTAAAAAACATTTGTAAAGAGCTTGATGAACCAAGGCTTTATTTTGAAGCAGCAAGTGAAGTTACTGGTGATGTTTTTACATTACATTGGTTGGATGGTGAAGCTACTGATTTACACAGGGCTTCTGTAAAGGACAAGGTAATAGAAGAATTAGACGAAGCAATAAAAGCAATAAATTTAACAAAACTTTATAAAAAACCAATTTGTTGTAATTCAGAGGATAAAGAAATTATAGAAGAAAGCATACAGGAGACAATAGATGTTTACATTGCAAGTGCTATTTACATAGCAATAATGTGCAAAGAATATAGTGTAAATATTAAAGGAATGTTTGATCAGCAGAAAGAAAAAATGATTACTCGCAGATACATTAAAAGATAA
- a CDS encoding Spo0E family sporulation regulatory protein-aspartic acid phosphatase, protein MTIEVARDKLHECIDLYDLSGIRTLEVSQEMDELVNAEMRKMKEGKYDTARNSSDGNIQPYSSYCTSYISHNQI, encoded by the coding sequence ATGACCATAGAAGTTGCTAGAGATAAGTTACATGAATGTATTGATTTATATGACTTATCAGGTATTAGAACTTTAGAAGTTAGTCAGGAAATGGACGAGCTTGTAAATGCAGAAATGAGAAAAATGAAGGAGGGAAAATATGACACAGCTAGGAACTCAAGTGATGGGAATATACAGCCTTATAGCAGTTATTGCACTAGCTATATATCACACAATCAGATTTAA
- a CDS encoding YopX family protein, translating to MQRKIEFRCWDKWTKQMLPVLSIDCKETYSSERGNIVLMQYTGLKDKNGVEIYEGDIVTDGIINYVVAFYMGSWRLKRNIKGDTWWKSLYRYITNYKYKVIGNIYANPELLKEGE from the coding sequence ATGCAAAGAAAAATTGAATTCAGATGCTGGGATAAATGGACAAAACAAATGTTACCAGTGTTAAGTATAGATTGCAAGGAAACTTATTCTTCGGAAAGAGGAAATATCGTATTAATGCAGTACACAGGATTGAAAGACAAAAATGGTGTAGAAATTTATGAGGGCGATATAGTAACAGATGGCATAATTAATTACGTTGTTGCTTTTTATATGGGCTCATGGCGTTTAAAACGAAATATAAAGGGTGACACATGGTGGAAATCTTTATACAGATATATTACAAACTATAAGTATAAAGTTATTGGTAACATTTATGCTAACCCAGAGCTTTTAAAAGAAGGTGAGTAA